TGGGGACATTTGGGCTTACGACGGCGATTTCCTATGCGCTATCCGGTTATGTGGATTGGTTTGTGGTCCTCTTGTATATTGCGGGCGGCATTCTTGGCGGCATTGTCGGTACAAAGGCTGCAACCAAATTAAGCAAAAACAAACGCATGCTGCAGTATGTATTTTCCGGCATTATCATTCTTGTCGCATGCTATATGCTATATGTGAATGTTCAGGCAATGCATTTTTAATGTGAACCTAAGATGAATCTGGGATGAATCTGCGATGAACTTGGTATGAAATATTTTTAAAGGATAAAAAGCTGATTTCGTTCATGATTGAATGACTCACATGTAAAGTTGAAAAAACAGCATTCAAGTTATAAAACATCTTTATTTGAGATGTTTTCTATAAAATATTGATTCTATACTTCAAAATACTGATTCTATACAATTTAAAGGAGAGATTTCAAAATGGCAAAACGTGTAGCGATTATCGCATCAAATGGTGGATTGGATAATGCCTATAAAGTATTCAATATTGCAACAGCAGCAGCTGCAACAGATGCAGAAGTGGCGATTTTCTTCACATTTGAAGCATTGACAATGATTCACAAGGATGCGGACAAACTTTTGACGATGGGTCCTGGAAAAGAACATTTTGTGGAAGGATTCAAGCGCGCAAATGTCCCAACGATTCCGGAATTGATCGAAATCGCCAAGGAAAGCGGCGTAAAATTGATCGCCTGCCAAATGACAATGGATGTGATGGGCCTTACCAAAGATGCTTTTATTGACGGCATCGATGTTGGCGGCGCAGTGACATTCCTGGATTTCGCATATGATGCGGATGTATCCGTAACGTTTTAAATCATCAAACCAAACCATAAACGACATTCTACTTTAAGCCGGCCAAGCCGGCTTAACCGTTACAAAACAGAAAAAAATTGAGTGTAGGGGTGTACGATTGTGAATACAAATACTATGTCTTATTCGGTGAATAAAACGATCGATTGCAAAGGATTATCTTGTCCCATGCCAATTGTTCGCACAAAAAAAGCAGTGGAAGAAATTCAGCCTGGCCAAGTTCTGGAAGTGCTTGCAACAGATCCTGGTTCCGTGGCAGATGTGAAAAGCTGGGCGCAAAGAACGGGCCATCAATTTATTGGCACACAAGAAGATGCGGGTGTTTTCAAACACTATATTCGCAAGTCTGACGAGAATGAATTAAAACCGGAAAAGAAACATCCACATACCATTACAAATGAAGAATTGCAGACAAAACTTCAGGACAAACCGGTGATTTTGGATGTTCGAGAACCGATGGAATACGCATTTGGCCACATTCCAGGGGCAAAATTGGTCCCGTTCGGCAAGCTGGAAGAAGCGATCGAAGAACTGAAAACAACACATGGAGAGCAAGAGATCCATGTGATCTGCCGGACGGGAAACCGCAGTGATATTGCCTGTCAAATGCTAACGGAAAAAGGGTTCCAACATGTGAAAAATGTGGTGCCAGGCATGGCGGAATGGTCTGGACCCGTTGAAAAACAATAAGCGGAAAAATAAACATGTAAACAGTAATAAAAAGGGGTGGGGAATCGATGGCATTGCAAATGATTGGTGCAAAAGAGTTGCATGCAAAGATCAATAGTGGTGAACCGATTTTTATTTTGGATGTCCGAAATCCGGAAGAATATAACGATTGGAAAATCGAAGGGAAAAATCTCGAATCAGTTAACGTGCCTTACTTCGATTTTTTGGATGAGGATGAAAAAAATTATAAAGACCTGCCGAAAGGCACGGAAATCGTCGTCGTTTGCGCAAAAGGCGGCAGCGCCCAAATGGTTGCAGAAATTTTGGACGAAAAAGGATATACTGTAAGTGTATTGGAAGAAGGCATGCTGGAATGGAGTCAATTTTATCATCCTGTGACGATTGCCATGGATGAGCATATGAAATTGATTCAACTGAATCGTTTTGCCAAAGGTTGCCTTTCCTATATGGTGATTTCGGAAGGAAAAGCACTCGTCGTGGATCCCGGCAGACATATCGAGGAATATATCCAAGTAGCCAACAAGGAGCACGCGACAATCACACATGTAATGGATACACATTTGCATGCGGACCATATTTCCGGCGGACCTGAATTGACGGAAAAAACCGGAGCCATGTATTACATTTCCTCGAGCGAGATGAAAGAAGCAAAACACAATTTTGAACCATTGGATAAGCATAATCATTTTCAAGTGGGTGCGGTGGATGTGAAGGTTTTGGCCATTCCAACACCGGGACATACACCCGGCAGCACATCTTTTTTGGTCAACGATCGTTTTCTGTTGTCAGGCGATACGATTTTTGTGGGCGGATTGGGGCGGCCTGACTTGGGTGGAAAAGCACGGGAATGGGCGCAATCGTTGTACGATACCGTATTTACAACGATTGCCAATCTCTCCGATGATGTCTTGGTGCTGCCAACTCATTTTGCCGACATTCAAGAAATCAATGCTAACGGATTTATTGGCGCCACATTAGGCGAGATTCGCAAAAGCAACGACATTATGCGTACCGAAAATCGGGAAGAGTTTACGGAGCGGGTGGTTGGTGCTGTAGGCAGCAGCACACCGCCGAACTATGAGGAAATCGTCGATATCAATCGCGGTGTTGTCGATGTGACAGCGGAAAAAGCAACGGAGTTGGAGATAGGTCCCAATCGTTGTGCCGTTCATCACAACTAAGACACCGTTCGATTTCGAAAATCTTCATTAAGCGGAGAAAAGAGGGGAAAGCAAATATGGGTCACCGATTCAATCCCAAACACGTACACAAACTTACAAGCCCGGAGCGGCAGAAACTTTTGCCGCCGGAAGAAATTCTTCAGTCATTGGAAATTGGATTGCAGGATGATATTGCAGATATTGGCTGCGGTCCCGGATATTTTGCCATTCCTGCTGCACGAATGACTCGAGGGACAGTGTACGGTGTAGATGTGGAACCGGAAATGCTTCGAATCTTACAGGACAACATGAGAGAAGCCGATATCAGCAACATTCAAACCGTGGAAAGCGATATGGAACACATTCAACTTCCCGATCATTGTGTAAATAAGCTGCTTTGCTCCTTTGTCCTGCATGAAGTCGGAGATATGGATCAAGCGATCCGGGAATTTCAACGAATTTTGCGGCCCAATGGGAAAATATTGGTGATTGAATGGGAAAAGAAAGAAATGGAATCCGGTCCTCCGCTGGAAGAGCGTTTGGAAGCGTCAGAGTTGGAGCAAAAACTGCAAGCCTTTGATTTTCAAACCCGATTGGTTCGGCCCAATGATAAACAGTACATGATTATCGCAGAATAAATGATTCGAATTACAGGTTATTTACAATTTTCTGGAACTCTAAATAGATTGGAGTTCCTTTTTCATTTTTACCGTCAAAAGATCATGCATACCAAACCGCTCAAATAGATGGATCAAGTTCAAGTTAAACTTCAACTAAAAATTGAATAAAGATCAATCGATATAGAACCATTGCAGGATGGTGGTATGATACGAGTATAGGCGAAATCCTGCAAGACTCGCCTTTGAGGATTGTGACAGCCTTTAACAAGATCGTTTATTTGATACGCAGTTGCGTAGTATATGGAGAGAACGATATGTCTGTAAAAGTTCTAATTATTGATGATGAAGAACAAATGCGAAAGATGATTCGTGTATATTTGCATGCATATGGCATGGAAGTCACAGAAGCAGAAAATGGCGAAACAGCATTGCATCTTCTAAAAACCCGGTCATTTGATACGATTATTTTAGATGTTATGATGCCGGTTATGGATGGTTTCACATTTTTAAAAACATACTCTATGAATATTCCAATCCTTGTATTATCCGCAAAGTCGCAAATGGAAGACAAGCTGAAAGGGTTTGATTTAGGTGTGGATGACTATCTTACAAAGCCATTTGATATGCGTGAATTAGTCGCTCGTATCCAGGCATTGGTGAAACGTGCAGGCAAAAGATCCGATCAAAAAAGGAAAGAATTTAACCTGAATCGAGAATCCCATACGCTTATCGTGTGGGACGAGGAAGTTTTTTTAACTCCTAAAGAATTTGAAATCCTTGAACTATTATCGAATCACTCCAAGCGTGTGTTTTCCAGAGATGAACTTTTCATTCAAATCTGGAGAGATGAACACGAAGGGGAAGAGCGGGTCATCGATACACATGTAAAGCACATTCGCGATAAATGTAAAAAGGCGGGACTTTCCTTCAACCCCGTACTTACCGTCTGGGGAGTCGGGTATCGATTCGGGGGAAGCCAAGAATGATTCGGCAAGTACGCGGGAAAATTTTATTTCTTCTACTCGTATTGTTGAGTGCTGTTATTTTGTCGATGGCTCTCACGTTTGATCATTTGCTAAAAACTGTTTTTACCAGTGAACATATGACCGATTTGCAAAAACACGCGGTTTCCTTTTCTCAAATCATCGGTCCGGGCTTTAAGCCGAAGTATGCGTTGGAATTGGAACATGGCCAAAGCGTAGTGATTGTCGATGGGCATGGGCAAATTCGCTATCGGGAAGGGGATAATCCGACAGATGCGCAAACATTTTCTCTTCCAGGGGAAGAGCAGGTTTTGCAGGGGCATGAGATCGTGGTAAAAACGTCGACAGCACCATTTAAAGAAGCCGTTTTTGTGGCGGGTGTTCCAGTTACAAGTCCAGGGAAAGGAGCAATATTTCTCATAGAACCGGCCATCAGCGGAGATACGGTGATACAGTCAACCAACCGGGTGGTATTGCTTTCAATCGCAGGTGCTGTTTTGCTGGCATTGGGAACTGCTCTGATTCTGATCGAGCGCATGATGCGTCCTTTGCTCAAGATGGAAGAAGTTGCAAAACATCTTATGCAAGGCGACTATACCAAGAAAATACAAGCGAAAAGCAAGAATGAATTAGGGAGTCTTGGGAATGCTTTGAATCAATTATCGGATCA
Above is a window of Fodinisporobacter ferrooxydans DNA encoding:
- a CDS encoding DsrE/DsrF/DrsH-like family protein; translation: MAKRVAIIASNGGLDNAYKVFNIATAAAATDAEVAIFFTFEALTMIHKDADKLLTMGPGKEHFVEGFKRANVPTIPELIEIAKESGVKLIACQMTMDVMGLTKDAFIDGIDVGGAVTFLDFAYDADVSVTF
- a CDS encoding sulfurtransferase TusA family protein, translated to MSYSVNKTIDCKGLSCPMPIVRTKKAVEEIQPGQVLEVLATDPGSVADVKSWAQRTGHQFIGTQEDAGVFKHYIRKSDENELKPEKKHPHTITNEELQTKLQDKPVILDVREPMEYAFGHIPGAKLVPFGKLEEAIEELKTTHGEQEIHVICRTGNRSDIACQMLTEKGFQHVKNVVPGMAEWSGPVEKQ
- a CDS encoding MBL fold metallo-hydrolase, whose product is MALQMIGAKELHAKINSGEPIFILDVRNPEEYNDWKIEGKNLESVNVPYFDFLDEDEKNYKDLPKGTEIVVVCAKGGSAQMVAEILDEKGYTVSVLEEGMLEWSQFYHPVTIAMDEHMKLIQLNRFAKGCLSYMVISEGKALVVDPGRHIEEYIQVANKEHATITHVMDTHLHADHISGGPELTEKTGAMYYISSSEMKEAKHNFEPLDKHNHFQVGAVDVKVLAIPTPGHTPGSTSFLVNDRFLLSGDTIFVGGLGRPDLGGKAREWAQSLYDTVFTTIANLSDDVLVLPTHFADIQEINANGFIGATLGEIRKSNDIMRTENREEFTERVVGAVGSSTPPNYEEIVDINRGVVDVTAEKATELEIGPNRCAVHHN
- a CDS encoding class I SAM-dependent methyltransferase, whose protein sequence is MGHRFNPKHVHKLTSPERQKLLPPEEILQSLEIGLQDDIADIGCGPGYFAIPAARMTRGTVYGVDVEPEMLRILQDNMREADISNIQTVESDMEHIQLPDHCVNKLLCSFVLHEVGDMDQAIREFQRILRPNGKILVIEWEKKEMESGPPLEERLEASELEQKLQAFDFQTRLVRPNDKQYMIIAE
- a CDS encoding response regulator transcription factor; this translates as MSVKVLIIDDEEQMRKMIRVYLHAYGMEVTEAENGETALHLLKTRSFDTIILDVMMPVMDGFTFLKTYSMNIPILVLSAKSQMEDKLKGFDLGVDDYLTKPFDMRELVARIQALVKRAGKRSDQKRKEFNLNRESHTLIVWDEEVFLTPKEFEILELLSNHSKRVFSRDELFIQIWRDEHEGEERVIDTHVKHIRDKCKKAGLSFNPVLTVWGVGYRFGGSQE